In Setaria viridis chromosome 5, Setaria_viridis_v4.0, whole genome shotgun sequence, the genomic stretch CGGCCCCGTCCTGCAGGAGAAGGACAAGCTGGTGGCGGAGGTGATGCGGTACATGCTCTTCAAGACGCACCAGACCTCCGGCTGCCCCATCAAGCGGGAGGAGCTCACGGGGATCGTCACCAAGAACTACCGCCAGCGTGCCCTGCCCGCGCTCGTCATCAACGAGGCCCGGGACAGGCTCGCCGCCACCTTTGGGTACGAGATGAGGGAGCTCCAGAGGACCCGCGCCCCGTCCACGCGCTCTGGCCGGCCGTCACAGCCGCAGCGTAAGGCAtcctctttgtttctttcttaatCCTTTCCTCTCAATTCTTTGCCATTTCCTCTGCGTCTGTCACCATAACAGCTGCCCGGCAGGCAATGGCTAATGAACTTTGTGGGAAATGTGTTTAGCGAATGCGGAGGCGAAGAGCTATGTTCTGGTCAGCCAGCTAGACCATGAGGTATATAGCAAGTATGTTGAGGATAAGGAGGCTGCCCCTCTGTCTGGCTTTGCTTTCACTATCATTAGCCTTATTCATCTTGCTGGTGGCAAAATCCCTGAAGGTAAGGGAAGGGGAAAATTATTTGCTTTGGTTAGGAAGACTTCATGGTCTGATGTTCCTGAGCTCTGTCAATCACTTTCCAGAGGACCTCTGGCATCAGTTGAAGCGGTTGGGTTTGAAGAATGATAATGACGAGAAGCACCCTGCTCTTGGTAACAATAAGCAGGCGCTTGAACTCCTTGTGCAGCAAAGGTTGGTTTGGTATGTGCTGTGGAATCTGTAATTCATTGCAAACTTTTTCGGTTCATCTTTGTTGCTTAATGCAGGTACTTGCTGAAGGAGAAACTTGCTGGACCAGAAGGTCATGTTGTGATGTATGAGCTTGCTGAGAGGGCATTGGATGAATCCATCAGTGGGAAGCTTAAAGACTACATTGCACAGGTATGCATGCAACCGCCTTTGCCAATAATGTTACAAATTTTGATCTATCAAAGGCACTGTTTTTTTAGAGTAGGCAATATAAAGGTGATACAAATGTCATGAAAACAATAGCCTCCGGAAACCATCATCATACTTGTACACGATCCAGTAACTGCATTCTTCTTCCATAAACATGTGTTGTTTGCAGAGTTCTTTTTTCAACCATCTCCAGGGTTATGTATAGTATCACGACTCATACAGTCATACCTGTGATTGCCATGTCTTTTAAATTTCCTTTTATTACCGTTCCAGAAATATTAGTTGCATTAGTTTAGCTGAAGCATATGTATGTGAATGAAAAGTTGCTTGTGTTCCGCTGCCACTGCTACACTATATGAAAAGGTGAATAAACCGGTTTGGCAGGCTAGTAGCATTTTCTGAATTTTACTTCTGATAATGAACTGCACAGAAACaatcagcagcagccagcaggggaATATTCCATTCCTGAATCCAACATTCCATCCTAAAATCAAGTCTTGTCAAGATCATGTTAGGAAATTATGTGAGATGTGTTGAGTCTTTCGTTTCAAAAAGATGTTTTGAATCTGCTAAAAACTAAGCTCAATTTCCTCCCTTTTCATGGTGGAGTAGATTGTGGGCACAAGCACTGTCGCAGAAGAAAATTCAAGTTGATAGTATGACATGGTGATCAGTAGGTATTTTGATTGCTTCACCTTTACTTGTTTCTTGATCGAAATGATATGCCTTGTCAATTCCTTTTAGGAACAATAGCTAGTAACGTGTTTTCTCATCATTTCTCGGCCTTGCAGGGTATCTGCCCTGTTCGTTGTGGGCGAGGACGAGCTGACTCTATTCAGGATGGGAAGCTATATCATCTTGCAGGGTCGCTAAGTCCTGTCGAAACAGGGCGTATTTTGTAAAGGAGAGCAGATGTGTGCCTCTCAGATTAGGCGGTAGTGTCTTTAACTGAACAATGTTAGTGCCATGCTGTAACCAGCTTACCATGCTTGGATCACCTTTTGTTGGGTAGTATATGTATGTCAGTCTGTGTCGTTGAACGAAGCTGCTTAGCTTAACCAGACCGTACAGTCACTAATTCTGTCCACTGCCGTACTGTCACAAGCAAAGCCATATGTTGTGTCGTGGCACTGGATGCGGCGAGGTTTCTTTGATCCTAACTAAGCAATCCACActgatcaaaccaatggcagcGTGAGGTGCATCTGATGTCTTACCAATATGTCCCTTGGCCCTTTGATCAAGACTTGAGACACCGCTATTAGTTGATCAATCATGTCACCGGTGTTGGACGTTCATCAGATGAGAAACCCTTTGGCAATTCCATCAACTTGTCGGAACACTTGAATTGACCTGATGCAAATAAGAACCGCGAAAGTCGATGGAATTGTGCATTTGGAGCattgggtctgttcgcttcagcttattcagccggtttACCCGTTACCGAACCGTGAAAGGTGCCCATAAATGGTGGCGCTCCTGGAGGGTGGTGTGTGTGGATCCAAGCTCTCGATCCGGCAGTAAAAACAGGGGTTGGCTGCTGATCGTTTGATCGAATAAGTTTGGTATGCCCACAGGCACAGATAGATCCAAGCTCTCGATCCGGTATAAATTAGGTATGTCGTCTTGCTTATCCGTGGCCCATTTGCTAATGTAATGCCCGGTGTTTCGAGTTTAAATATGCATGGCATTTGAATGTGGTGGGGGAAAAGAAGGGCGAGCCACTTTCAGCAGTAGATGCATGCATAAATGACGTGATAAATCATAAAATCTATCGCACTTTTTGTGATATGTTTACATGTCAAACCATATTAGGTTTATCCAAGTTTATGTAGACTAGTATCAAGTATCAACACCAACCACATCAAAAGAGATGCGATACGAAATACACTATTAATAATGGATCCAGTCTAATAATACTAAATTTTCACCTGAATGTTAGTCAAATTGATTTGACTtactccctctatcctaaattactattcgttttggcttctagataaataatatgtttatatactttaaaaaaaacgaatagtaatttggaatcgAGGGAGTACCTGTATATTAGACCAAGGGAGTAACATAATGGAATAGAAGTGAGTAGAATACTAGACCGAGGGAGTAACAAAATGGAATAGAAGTGAGTAGAATACGCTGTGGTAAATCGAAGAAGCCGGCTCCAGTGCATAGATCAATGTGGGCAGCCAGAGGCACAAACCAGGGAGGCTTCCTACTATCAGCAGGGCCGGCGAGCAGGGCCGCGCGACATGCATGTATGAACCACCATGAATGCTCCGTTATGCTCTGTGTTTTTTTTATGGAcgcctaaaattcctatcacatcgaatgtttgatactaattaaaagtattaaacataaactaattataaaatcaattgcacagatggagattaatttgcgagacgaatctattaagtctgattaatccatgatttgataatatggtgctatagtaaacatgtgctaatgatgaattaattaagctcaatagattcgtccgtgaattagcctccatctatataattagttttataattagctcatatttaatcttcctaattaacatccgaatattcgatgtgccATAAATTTTAATCCGAACTAAATAACCAAACACTCCTAAGATTAAACACTCCCTAAGATTAAGTGCCGGACTTGATGCAGGCTTGGTAGTAGCTTTTATTACACGCAATGACGCAAATGTGGTACTCTCCGCCACTGATGCAACAGCACTAATTGCAACTGGGGGTG encodes the following:
- the LOC117857917 gene encoding uncharacterized protein isoform X2, translated to MATSEELAQIDISKEEKDKLVAEVMRYMLFKTHQTSGCPIKREELTGIVTKNYRQRALPALVINEARDRLAATFGYEMRELQRTRAPSTRSGRPSQPQPNAEAKSYVLVSQLDHEVYSKYVEDKEAAPLSGFAFTIISLIHLAGGKIPEEDLWHQLKRLGLKNDNDEKHPALGNNKQALELLVQQRYLLKEKLAGPEGHVVMYELAERALDESISGKLKDYIAQIVGTSTVAEENSS
- the LOC117857917 gene encoding uncharacterized protein isoform X1, translating into MATSEELAQIDISKEEKDKLVAEVMRYMLFKTHQTSGCPIKREELTGIVTKNYRQRALPALVINEARDRLAATFGYEMRELQRTRAPSTRSGRPSQPQPNAEAKSYVLVSQLDHEVYSKYVEDKEAAPLSGFAFTIISLIHLAGGKIPEEDLWHQLKRLGLKNDNDEKHPALGNNKQALELLVQQRYLLKEKLAGPEGHVVMYELAERALDESISGKLKDYIAQGICPVRCGRGRADSIQDGKLYHLAGSLSPVETGRIL